The genomic stretch TCAGTCCGTTGATGGCGCCCCGGATGGCGGCGAGTTGCTGGAGGACCGTGCCGCATTCGGCTCCGGACTCCAGCGCACGCTCCAGGGCTTCGGTCTGACCGTGGATGCGGCGGACGCGGAGCAGCGCCTTCTTCTTCTCTTCCGGCGAGTGGGGCATGGCGGCGACGGCATACTGGGTGGGG from Myxococcus xanthus encodes the following:
- a CDS encoding metal/formaldehyde-sensitive transcriptional repressor is translated as MPHSPEEKKKALLRVRRIHGQTEALERALESGAECGTVLQQLAAIRGAINGLMSEVLESHIREEFGPASDEDPRHAQRVRDMTALVRTYLK